The genomic DNA ACCCCTTATAGGATGCCCAGGGAAACTGCTAGGCAGATATGAAGGGCCTTGCTTTGTGAATTATGCAGTCTCATTAGCTGGTGATGAGGTGCCTTACCAGATTTGggtactatttggtgcttgataTGTCTTTCATGAATCACACAGCTGCAAAGAAGGTTCCTGGGACCTTCAGTGCAGGAGCAAATATCACCTGAAAGCTCCCAGGGTaaggcaggcactgttctaacacTTTATATACAACAACCCTTTAAAAACTAGTTAATAATGActctattatctccattttacagatgaagaaatggaggctttTTGCCTCAAGTAAAAGTAGCACAACCAGGATTTGGACCAaggcagtctggctctagagTCTATTCTTAACCACTCCATTAGTTCATCTCTTCAAATTAATaacaaggaggagggaggaggaggggagcaggaataaaaaaagaagatgcaggACAAAATTAATGTATCCTATGAATACCACCATTTAGTTCAACAAGCAGCTTCTCCTATGGGCCCTGCCTTGGGACTAGGCACTTCTGGGCCACAGACCATTCATGTCCTGGAACAGGCTAGGTTATTTCTATACAAGGTGATGATACTGTAGAACAGGAAAATCCGCTGGTGCAGGACATAAATACAAGTGTTCTAGAGTACATACTAAATGTGGAAAGTTACTGAGTTAAAGTGGTTGACCAGTAAGGCACAGGCCCATTCAGTCACAGACCAACTATTGTGGATTCCATTGCCACTCTGCTTCCGTAAAACAAACCTTGTTTAACCAGGTTGCTCtgcaaaagtaaaatttaaacaaatttacAGCCTTACTATGTTTGGTCTCTTGTTTGCTTCAAAGACGGCAGACCACTTGGgcaaactttaaataaaaagattatgTCCCGCAactacaaattaaatttaaaaccttcCACCAGTAAAATAGTTTCTACTTTCACTGTATGCTTGAAAGTTTTCGCAATATGATGGTTAGAAAATATATTCCACTCAAATCTGCAGAATGACTAATCTCCTACATGCGCCAGTTCATTAAATCGCCTGATGGCAGCTATGGAAAAGTAAAAGCCTTCTCCGGAAAGCTTTTGCTCTTTAAAAGGATAATGAGCAAGTGcgttgcaacagagaccaaagAAGCATGTCCCCAGGAATTCCACTGGGGCAGCGAATTCTAATGGGACCGCCAGGGAGGTTCCCGCTGCCCGGGTAGGACCTGGGAGCAAAGCTGCGTGGTGAGGGCCGGCGGGGCCTTTAGGGCTGCGGAGGGGGATCACCCCTCAGGGTGGGTTATCGTCTCCTCGCCCCCGTCCGCCAGTGGCGGCAGGGAGGAGCGCCGGGGACCGAAACTCAGCCGTCACCAGTGTCCGGGCAGCATGTCCGCGCCCGGGGGGCGGCTCCCCACCTCTTGGGAGGATGGGGACCCGGGACGCCCCATAGAACTCTCACAGTCAGGCGAGCACGAGGAGCTCCAAAAACAAAGCGAGTGGCTGGGGGAAGGGGCGGGCGTGACGGGCGCGGGGCCGAGCACACACACATTGCTCTGAGCGCGGGCGCCGCCTGCCAGCCCGGCCGACCAGCCTGGGAAGGGCACGCGCGTGCCGGCGCCCCGTTCCCGTCGCCAGGTCCGGGACACCCACAAACCCCGCACGGTTCCCCTTCCTCTGGGGCGGAGATCTGAGAAAACCCTAGCCGAGGGAGCCCCCGGGTCCGCGCCGTAGTCAGAGCCGGGACTGGAGGCTGCCCGCCGCGTGGGAGGCTCAGACTTTTCTTTTGGGGGGTAAGATGGCAGGTCCGGGGAAACAAAGGAAACTTGGGCTCGGCCCCGGGAGCGGCATGTGTGGCTCGCTAGTTCGCCCCGGGTCGTGTGTGGGAGGTGCCGGGCGCCTGTGCCAGCCTGCACGCTGCCTGCCCGGGGAAACACAAAGCATCCCGCCGGCGGCGCCGGCCGCCCACCTGCCGCCCGGAGGTCTCCGGGGCCGGCGGAGGGAGAGGGCGCTGGGAGCCAGGCGAGGGCCGGGATGCGGCGAGGCGGCCAGCGGGCGCGCGCggtgggcggcggcggcggcggaggaggGGAGCGCGGGTGGGCGGGCGGCGCCACGTCACGGCTATTGTGGCTGTCCCGGTATATAAGGTCCCGCCCGCCGGCCGCCCTCCCCACCTTGCCTGCGCCCGCCCGGAGCCAGCGATCCTTCACGCACCCAGCATCCAGTGAGACGCGCTGCGCACCGACGGAGCGGACATGGGCAGAGCGATGGTGGCCAGGCTCGGACTGGGGCTGCTGTTTCTGGCACTGCTCTTACCTACGCAGGTGAGGTCCTGGCGCATGCTGGGGCTTGGGGTCCGcgccctgggggggggggcgccccCTGGGGACTGGCCTGCGCCCCCCACCTCGGGGCGCGGGCCCGGCCTCGGAGAGAGAATCTTGTAGAATCTGACCTGGTGGGACGGCAATGTGGAGCCCACTTTCCACTCGGTGGCGGCTGCCTCCACCCTTTCCGCGGCCCCGGGAACAAAGCACCTCCGCGCGTGGGCTGGGAGGACTCCGCCCCACCCCAGGTTCCGCGCAGCCCTTACCAGGCAGCCTGACGCCCACCGCCCTCTTTCACCCAGAAGTCCGAGGCGCTAGCGGGGAAGAGAATGTGCGCTTCCCACCTCTGGAGCGCCTGGAGACCTCAGGTCCTTTGGGGAGGTCGTCCCTGGATCCCATGAACACCCCGCTTCCCTCTACGAGTGTCTTCGCGTCCCCAGCGCACCACACAAAGAGAGGGGACGATCCCCTTCGGGGGCGCCGCTCTCGTCAGTTCTCCACTCCTAGCTGGTTCATGGATCCCGAGGAAGCCGCGGCTACCTGGCCCTATCAACCCACCTCAGTCCCGCGTGTTTCGGGGCTGAAGCCTGGGCGGGGACCCTCTCCTGACCCTGTGCTCTCCCGGGGGCGACTTTACAGGTCCATCTCTTGTCACCACGGAACCCCGTGTTAGCCAGATTGGCTAGCTCTGGGCAGGCGGCGGGTGGGACATTTCTGTCCCGAGTCCCCGCCAGGCTTTGTCCCTGTCCCCGCCGCCTCCTCTCCAGATTCTCTGTCCCGGGAACCGACCTCGCTTGCGGTGTCCGGCCGGGTGGGTGCGCGGCGGCCGCGAGGGAGGCCAGGGGCTGAGCCTGGGAGACCCAAGTGGGGGAGGGGCGCTGGGAGAGCGAGAAGGGGCACTTGTCTCCAGCAGCTTGGGCTTGGAGGGTAGGTAGAGGTGCCCGAGCGGGTGGCTCGCCATCGCCTTCCATTGGGGCTTTCTGAGTGTCTGCTGAGCATTTCCTCCGAAAAGTTGGGTGCGCCAGGTCCCCAGACACCCAGCCGCCGGGCTCACCTGGGAGCGCAGCCTGAGAGCGGAGCGCTCCTCGTCTTCCGCTCCGCGGGCTGCGTAACTGTACCCTATTGTTTTGCGGGTCGGCTGCGCTCCCGAGCCTTTCACCATTCctcggtgggggaggggcacggcCGCCAGAAACACTGCTCTCCCCCGCCCACTCCATCACCTTTCCAACCAGATCCTCCGCCCCGCCTCCAAATTTAAGAGGGTTTTTATTAATAGTTATGCAAATAAATctttggtagtttggtagggaaaATTTTGTTTAATGTCAGTTTAATATATTAACAGTTTTTTTCGTTGGTGTGGGAGGACCCTTTGATTCTCCTATTGCTGCACTGGGCTCTAGTAAAAAAGTCACCTGATGCACCAAAGCTTTGTAGAATAAGAACAGATTACCTTCAGGGATCCCAAAACAGGTCTTGCCCCCAAACAGCGAGCCCTGTTTTAAATTATGTACCATATTAATGCTTTCCTTTTAGTGGGAGTGCTTTTTCCTGGAAGCACACGCTATTGGGTAGGTTCCCAATGGATATATTTGACTTGAtcgagatttttaaaattagtctaTTTTAGATAGGATTTACCAATTTTTTAGTCAATGCTTGCTTAATGTCCTTATGGGTTTTATAACAAAAGGAGCTGGGTTTACCTTATGGGTTTACAACAAAAGATAGAATGGTTTTATCTTTGGATTGATAGGCAGCCAAATGTACACGTGGCCAGACCTGCTTGGTGCCACGTCCTGGTCCCGCCTGTAATCAGAAGCCGTTGTAAACCCTCTCTTGCAGTGAGAGCTGAAATCTCCCAACTGCCTTTGTTCCGTGACAAAGGAGAGATTACCACGTGCCCCGCTGGACTGTGCATTTAGTGACTTGAAAAATAGTGTGGTGAATAATAGTGTGGTGAATAATGCCACTCAGGCGCTGGGACACTGGGGGGGACCTTGGTCCCTGGCCACAGTGGTGAGCTTAGTGACCAGGCAGGAAGGCTGCTGCTGGTGAAAACAACACCAAACCCTCTCGTCTGTTGTGAAGTCATTCCGACTTCACGATGCTTTGGGTGAAATCATTTTGCCTTAAGGCAGGGGTTCATTATATTATACTTTTCAACTTAAAACAAATATCGTGGCCATTTTTGAGATGggttatatataattttcaagaTTTCAAGGGAGCAGGTAAGATACCCAGGGCCCCTTAAGTTAAACTCTAGGCTGTATTAAATGGGTATGTGAAAGTTACCCAGCAAATCCAGGATAGACGACTCAATTCTCATAACATGTCTCaaattaccatattttaaaatccaaattatTTGTGCACCTTTAAAATCTCCCCTTCTTGGGAAAATAGAGGAAACCTTTTTTGCAATGCCAGTTAAGTCAATATAATCAGAAACTGGATTAGTTAACCTGGTTACTTATTACTTTATAAAGAATTAAGGATAAAGTCATACTCTTGGGAGTTATGTAGTTATTGAAGaacatttttgtttgcttgtttttggttgttgttgctaCTTGCAGTCATTAGGTATCTCTAGGTAGTTGGTTTTGAAACTAAAAGATCTTGGTGGGACTAAGCAAAAATTCAGAATGAAATGATGTGGGTAAGGGAATAATGGGAAAAGAGCAATCTGAGAATATATCATCTATCTTAATTGCATATTAAGTGTATGTGGAGACAACTGTGACGTTGGAAATTGATCAGTgtaactttttatatattttagatttattCAAATCAAACAGCTGTTGTAACACCTTCAAGTAATTCCTCCCAGCATACCTCAGCTGCCCCCAATCCAGCGAATGCCACCACCAAGGCAAGTGACGGTGCTCTGCAGTCAACAGCCAGTCTCTTGGTGATCTCGGTCTCCCTTCTACATCTCTACTGTTAAGAGACTCAGGCCAAGAAACAGCTATACTTCCCCATCCTCTAAACCCAATTCAGATGGCATCCAGACATCCAGTgtgacaagggaaaaaaaaaacaggtcttCATTGAATGAATCTGCTAGTTCCACACCTTATTTTATTGACAGAAACTGTTGAGGATCCCAAATTTGATTGGTTTGAAGAGCATGTGAAGGGTTTGACTAGATGATGAATGCCAATATTAAATCTGCTGGAGTTTCCTGTACAAGATGAAGAGACAACATCCAAAATTAGTTAAGAGGTGATTTCCTTAAATGTGGCTTAAGAAGTATGGACACATAAAACTCTACCTTGAAAGTGAGAATAGATTTTATCTTACCTAGAGATAAAGAATGGGATGTGGAACAGAGATTcagttttcatttgttcattaaatTTATAAGGCCATAAAACAATGAGGTAAAACAAAGCttctgtgattctatttatatgtacATTAGAAGGAACTTCCAGGTGTTACTGTAAatcctcagtgtgttgtttcagCAGTACTAATTTAATGCTGATGTACTCTAGAGAAAATTTTATGTTAAGCTATTGCTGTTCTCTTGGGAACTGAACTCTTTCCCTTGGGGTTTGGGTTTGACATtgcatttgaatttttatatagtCATTGATATGTACCAGGGCAATGATGGATTGGAATCTACCCCAAATCCAAGCATAATGAGTACATTTTGCTTATATACTTATCAACTATTCTTATTCAAAAAGAGCAGTAGATTCATTTAGCTAAACAGATAACAAAGAGTAGAATTACATTGATCTCAACTAATttcaaaatgctttttatttctgcatatgTCGAATactttttacaatttaaaaaatgatctgtTTTGAAGGTAAGATTGACAAATCTTgaaattaaaaaggcaaatatgTGAAGGAGCTAAACATTTGGCAAGGGAAGACTGGAAGCTTGCTTACATTAAATTCAGAAAAACTTTTATACTCTTTTCTGtaaatacttctttttaaacTGAATCGGAATAGCCACATTTGGAACACTTTATGTTatcattcaatatttttagatAGTTAGAAGCTGGTCCTAAGCCTAAAGTGGGCTTGATTTTGGAAAGTAGATCTTTTCACAACTGCCTTGATGCAcagaaacctttttaaaaatagacactcCCTAAAGTCTTTTGTTCGCATGGTCACACACTGATGCTTAGATGTTCCGAAATCTAATATGGCCACAGTAGTCTTGATGACCaaagtcattttttttccatctttagaAATCTACACTGGAACAACCATATCCAACAGATCTCAAGCtactgtgtgtgtgaatgaaCATTCTCTTTTGTTTCATACCTGAATGCTGTACATCTATTTTGGATTGTATattgtgtttgtgtatttatgCTTTGATTCATAGTAACTTCTCTTGTTATGGAATTGATTTGCATTAAACACAAACTGTAAATAAAAAGATGGCTGAAAGAGCAATCCATTGAATGATATGTTTTTCCAATGCAAGGAATACTTTGTGAGTTATCATGGTTGTGTGAGTCTACTTAAACCGTTAGGGATATACCTCAATATTTTCCTGTTAAA from Eschrichtius robustus isolate mEscRob2 chromosome 9, mEscRob2.pri, whole genome shotgun sequence includes the following:
- the CD24 gene encoding signal transducer CD24 produces the protein MRQFIKSPDGSYGKVKAFSGKLLLFKRIMSKTWEQSCVVRAGGAFRAAEGDHPSGWVIVSSPPSASGGREERRGPKLSRHQCPGSMSAPGGRLPTSWEDGDPGRPIELSQSGEHEELQKQSEWLGEGAGPREPPGPRRSQSRDWRLPAAWEAQTFLLGGPARRPPSPPCLRPPGASDPSRTQHPVRRAAHRRSGHGQSDGGQARTGAAVSGTALTYAVGVLFPGSTRYWIYSNQTAVVTPSSNSSQHTSAAPNPANATTKASDGALQSTASLLVISVSLLHLYC